Proteins found in one Limnohabitans sp. TEGF004 genomic segment:
- a CDS encoding fatty acid desaturase, with the protein MTTHIQPILPGEPMPHRKVMREWLIPLAERTTALAIVMLVVDYVLWAALLTGTVYFDAWWAKLLCGCVAGFVIGRLFILGHDACHQSLTPHRNLNKWLGRIAFLPSLTAYSLWDIGHNVVHHGYTNLKNFDFVWAPYTPEEYAALSPMQKLKDRVYRSGWAPGLYYMIEIWWNKMVFPNEKNMPTRRPIFTKDCWLITGFGAAWVAVMAWAAVATGQTIGYILLMGVIIPFFFWVTMIGFVVYVHHTHVDVSWHEERTGWSKASPFVSTTVHLTFPFNIGALMHHIMEHTAHHLDMSIPLYKLKQAQSKLEELLPERIIVQPFSWSWYVQTARDCKLYDFKTDSWMTYEGKVTSPRAMKAA; encoded by the coding sequence ATGACCACACATATCCAACCGATCCTTCCCGGCGAACCCATGCCACACCGCAAAGTTATGCGCGAGTGGTTGATTCCATTGGCAGAGCGCACCACAGCGCTGGCTATTGTCATGCTCGTCGTCGACTACGTGCTGTGGGCAGCACTGTTGACAGGCACCGTATACTTTGACGCGTGGTGGGCCAAGCTCTTGTGCGGCTGCGTCGCAGGCTTTGTGATTGGCCGCTTGTTCATCTTGGGCCACGATGCTTGCCACCAAAGCCTCACACCGCACCGCAACCTCAACAAGTGGTTGGGCCGCATTGCTTTCTTGCCCTCGTTGACCGCCTATAGCTTGTGGGACATCGGCCACAACGTGGTGCACCACGGCTACACCAACCTCAAAAACTTCGACTTCGTGTGGGCCCCCTACACCCCCGAAGAGTACGCTGCGCTGAGCCCCATGCAAAAGCTCAAAGACCGCGTGTACCGCAGCGGCTGGGCACCTGGCCTGTACTACATGATCGAAATCTGGTGGAACAAGATGGTGTTCCCCAACGAAAAGAACATGCCTACACGCCGCCCTATCTTCACAAAAGACTGCTGGCTCATCACCGGCTTCGGCGCTGCTTGGGTGGCTGTCATGGCTTGGGCCGCAGTGGCCACAGGCCAAACCATTGGCTACATCTTGCTGATGGGCGTGATCATTCCATTCTTCTTCTGGGTGACCATGATTGGTTTCGTGGTGTACGTGCACCACACCCATGTGGACGTGTCTTGGCACGAGGAGCGCACCGGCTGGTCAAAGGCTTCGCCTTTTGTGTCCACCACCGTGCACTTGACCTTCCCATTCAACATCGGCGCGTTGATGCACCACATCATGGAGCACACCGCTCATCACTTGGACATGAGCATTCCTCTGTACAAGCTGAAACAAGCGCAAAGCAAACTCGAAGAATTGCTGCCAGAACGCATCATCGTTCAGCCCTTCTCTTGGAGCTGGTATGTGCAAACCGCTCGCGACTGCAAGCTGTATGACTTCAAAACCGACAGCTGGATGACATACGAAGGCAAGGTCACGAGCCCTCGCGCCATGAAAGCAGCCTAA
- a CDS encoding surface-adhesin E family protein, whose product MKRLVLMSLLLASAAAQAMWVTVTRNEVATVYIDSSAITKMGYNRRVWVVYDLTSPDKTGQQSVKSHIDYDCTEGKYRTISATSHPNKMGNGPAIKALPVAEGWRPVSQDSMSRQLFSFACAW is encoded by the coding sequence ATGAAACGCCTAGTCTTAATGTCGCTGCTCCTCGCCTCTGCCGCCGCACAGGCCATGTGGGTAACCGTCACGCGCAACGAAGTGGCCACCGTCTACATCGACTCAAGCGCCATCACCAAAATGGGCTACAACCGCCGCGTGTGGGTGGTGTACGACCTGACCAGTCCCGACAAAACGGGCCAGCAGTCGGTCAAATCGCACATCGACTACGACTGCACCGAAGGCAAATACCGAACCATCAGCGCCACCAGCCACCCCAACAAAATGGGCAATGGCCCCGCCATCAAAGCCCTGCCCGTGGCTGAAGGCTGGCGGCCTGTGAGCCAAGACAGCATGAGCCGGCAGTTGTTTTCGTTTGCTTGTGCTTGGTAA
- a CDS encoding phosphoglycerate kinase, producing the protein MNVIRFSDLCANGSAKGKRVFIRADLNVPQDDAGNITEDTRVRASVPAIEMALKAGAAVMVTSHLGRPTEGEFKPEDSLAPVAKRLGELLGRDVPLVANWVDGVKVEPGQVVLLENCRVNKGEKKNNDELARKLGALCDIFVHDAFGTSHRAEGTTYGIAQYAPVACAGPLLAAEIDAITKALANPKRPLAAIVAGSKVSTKLTILKSLANNVDQLIVGGGIANTFMLAAGLNIGKSLAEHDLVNEAKAVIDIMKARGAEVPIPTDVVTAKTFAADAVATVKKATDVADDDMILDIGPETATKLAEQLMKAGTIVWNGPVGVFEFAAFENGTKTIAHAIAESSAFSIAGGGDTLAAIAKYGIEKQVGYISTGGGAFLEVLEGKTLPAFEILTKRAAG; encoded by the coding sequence ATGAACGTCATTCGCTTCTCTGATTTGTGCGCCAACGGCTCGGCCAAGGGCAAACGTGTTTTCATCCGCGCCGACCTGAACGTGCCGCAAGACGACGCAGGCAACATCACAGAAGACACACGCGTGCGCGCCTCTGTGCCCGCGATCGAAATGGCGCTCAAGGCTGGTGCAGCAGTGATGGTCACATCTCACTTGGGTCGCCCCACCGAGGGCGAATTCAAACCCGAAGATTCATTGGCTCCTGTGGCCAAGCGCTTGGGCGAGCTGTTAGGCCGCGATGTGCCGCTGGTGGCCAATTGGGTGGACGGCGTGAAGGTCGAACCAGGCCAAGTGGTGCTGCTCGAGAACTGCCGCGTGAACAAAGGCGAGAAAAAGAACAACGACGAATTGGCCCGCAAGCTGGGCGCGCTGTGCGACATTTTTGTGCACGATGCGTTTGGTACATCGCACCGCGCCGAAGGCACCACCTACGGCATCGCGCAATACGCGCCCGTGGCCTGTGCAGGCCCCCTGTTAGCGGCTGAGATTGACGCCATCACCAAAGCCTTGGCCAACCCCAAACGCCCATTGGCCGCCATCGTGGCGGGCAGCAAGGTGTCCACCAAGCTGACCATCCTCAAGAGCTTGGCTAACAACGTGGACCAGCTCATCGTGGGTGGTGGCATTGCCAACACCTTCATGCTGGCCGCTGGCTTGAACATCGGCAAGAGCTTGGCCGAGCACGATTTGGTGAATGAGGCCAAAGCTGTGATCGACATCATGAAAGCACGCGGCGCAGAGGTGCCAATCCCCACCGACGTGGTGACCGCTAAGACCTTTGCCGCTGATGCAGTGGCCACCGTCAAGAAAGCCACCGACGTGGCCGACGACGACATGATTTTGGACATCGGCCCAGAGACCGCCACCAAGTTGGCCGAGCAGCTGATGAAGGCCGGCACGATTGTGTGGAACGGCCCTGTGGGTGTGTTTGAATTTGCCGCGTTTGAGAACGGCACGAAGACCATTGCGCACGCCATTGCCGAATCGAGCGCGTTCAGCATCGCAGGTGGCGGCGACACCTTGGCTGCCATTGCCAAGTACGGCATCGAAAAACAAGTGGGCTACATCTCTACCGGCGGCGGCGCTTTCTTGGAAGTGCTGGAAGGCAAGACCTTGCCAGCGTTTGAAATTTTGACCAAGCGCGCTGCGGGTTAA